The stretch of DNA TGATATATTATTTCTGGCTCTAAATGAGTTCAATTTCACTGGACTGAGGGTGAAAATGGGTCTTTGGATTGTAAAAGTTGCAGGCCCCTAATCTAGAGACTGAACTTTTCAGATCAGTTAGACTAGATGTATATCAGAGTATTGCAGAATATTGCAGAATATTCAGAATAttgcaaaataatttcaattgaAATTAagtgtggactttgactaggctgcTCTGGAACATGAATATGGTTTGACATAAACCACTCCACTGTAGCTTTCGCAGAACATTTAGGGTCGGTGAACCTCCACCCCTGTCTCAAGACTTTTGCCATGTCAGACATGTTTTCTTTGAGGATAACCCTGTATTTAGCCCCATCCATCTTTACTGAAGCTTCCCAGCAGGATGCTGCTGCCCCCACCACATTTCACTGCAGGGAAGGTGTTATAAGCAGTGTTAGTTTTGCATGTTGGTCAAAAACGTTCAATTTTGGTCTGATCTGCCTAGAGAACATTCTTCCACGtgaactgtttctgttttcctgtaatggatggtgtttggcttttatttgtaccaacttttggaaaaaaaaaattctccttcAGAGTTACGccccactttgtgttggtctatttaATAAATTCTCAATCCAATATATTGGCTTTAGTGGCGGTAACaggacaaaaatgaaaaagccaGAAAACCGGATTCTTTTTAAATAGTACTACACGTTGTGTTGGAACAGCGGCCATGGAAACGAGCTCAGAGCAAACCACTTGTTGTCTGTTTAAAGTTCTCACTGACCCAGGTCCTTCCCATTAAAAGCTGCCTGGCTCAAGAGATGTGTGAGACAAGCCACATCCCCGAAACCCAAGTTGACTCCCTGACCTGCCAGCGGATGGACACGATGTGCTGCatctctgaaaacacaaacataccaTCATGGACATTATGCTGTTCCATAGACAGTCAATATTTCATGCTTTCATACAAGACAGAAGCTAAAAACAGGCACTACCTTTAAAAAGCAGATATTTTGGGGGTGTGAAGCTGTGATGTGGAGAGTGTTCTCATCTTACCCGATGAGCGCCACTCTGTGCCTGATGTACTCTGATGCGTGACCGACTCCCAGCGGGAACATGACTCTGCTTTTCGGGCCGATCCCTGCCACACTCGGTGGAAGCTGCCGTGGTGAGCCGGCTGATGGCATGATGGCTGACAGGGCGCCCCGGAACAAAGCGCCGGCTGTCTCAACTAAGTCTGACTGATTCTCATTGCTCCACTGTCACAGACATATTGAGACAGAAAACAGGCAATATTCTCATAAGTGGACAGAGAATCTAGTTGACACAGGgagtaaaaaaaacttgaggCCAGCAAAATAGCTCCCACCCCCTCCTTCCTAACTAACTGGTTTGGCAGGGCCTCAGGAGCTCGGCTAATTGAAAGAAGATGCCGGCCAGGCAATTCAGTTGAATTAGCTctgtttgaaaaacattccaTGCAGTAATGGTCGACACTGGAAGACCACAGGTTTAATTAGCAAACCAGGCTTAAAACCAAGTGTGACTCAGTCGTGGTGACCCCATCCATCAGCAGGGCGAGTAAAAATAGCCACCTTGGGAAAAAGGAGGTTCTCCCAAAcgcagaaaaaacacacaaaggtaTATCATTCCTGCAgggaaattattattattattctatttgGTTTTGGCCCAAACTCCAACGAAGATGTTTGTGTGAGTCACTCAAAAAGAGGTCAACTTGCATTTTTTTGGAGAATCCTTGCACGCAAAGACAGAAATGTTGCAACATCTTACTGACTGACCTAAATACtgactgtaaataaaacagaagtgaGACTGTTAGGTCTAAGTTTTCTCTGGAcaaatttatagatttatttatagatCAACATATTTCCATGTGAATGcttgttataattttattttgattctttattttttatatttagtcatatttaaattacaatatcacacctataaatatatttttttagaagttttatatatttaacacCTGGGATGGAGTCAACAAATTAGCAATTTCCCCTTGTAATCAATAAAGTATAATCTATTCCAGACTCACAAAGGCTGAGTTGATGGCGTCGACGAAGCTCTCCTCgtccagctccagcagctcctctgCAAGGTGATGGCTGGTTGACCACACCAGTGAGCTCTCCGTGTCAGAAAGCTACACACAGACAGCATCATCATCAAATACTTCTGCAACAGGTGGATACTTTACAAGAAATAACTATGACTGTGAAAAATTAGAAAGATCACCGGTAACATAGCAATGGGTCCAGTTGGGAGAAACCTTTGCCATGCAACATTGTTCTCTGTGGGCTGAAACACATAAACCAAAGTATTAGTTTTGTTGCAATGTATGTTAAagatacatttcaaaaatactcaTAATGCCTGAACTTTGACACATTTCAGGATGTTGTAACCACAAACAATGTTAAAAGTTGAGGTTTGTTGTAAGCACTTCAAGTTTTGCCACAAATTTTCAATTGAATTTAGTTCTGGATTTTGACTGGGCGTCCTTCCAGAGGTTTGGATCTCCTATCtacactgtgaaaaaaaaactcttgcaATTTTCAGAAGATGGACTAAACAGCTTGAAATgttgtagattttatttactaattagatGACCTCTGGATgggactggattttatttatgattatcATAGTAGAGAGAAATATATGCATATttatgcacaccacacttttagcatttttatttttactcaaaggCTTATTAGATTTATTATACTTCATTGAACAGGTTGCTGATCAATGAACTGTGCTCGACTGGGGTTGCTATGAAACAGCACAGTGCCCGTCGAATGTAACTtattgggaggtttttgaaacgggtcattttccagacaccaaaatcTTTTAACTTCTTGCCAAAAAGcggtttcctgtttttttaggcacttgggctgtttttagaagcagtagagaacCAAATGGAAgcatgaaaacatgcaaaatgtgaatttgcatAACAAGTCCCCTTTAAACCATGTATTATACTATTATGAAGCTTTATGTTGGCCTATTACATCAAAccttaaaaaagtaataataccTCTGACAGATGTAGCACTGCAACCACAGCAGACTGGTCATAGTTCCACTTGACTGTGGGTATTCCCAGTTTCTGTCTAACCATTGAATTTGGCCCATCAGCACCGATCTGCAAAACACAAGAAGAGTAGAAAACTCACAGAAGGAAAGGACGTAAGAATAGTAATTGTTTGTATGGTTCAGTCTGAAATACCAGCAGCTTTGTTTGAAGAGTTTCTCCATTAGCCAAAGTGACCTTCACCCAGGGGATGGACTCGGCTGCGTGATGAGGCATTGGCCATGTGTACTTCACAACTTTAGTCTTGTACTTAACTTGCACGTTTTCTGACAACAACAAGAACACAGAACATGTGacttgtatatatatatatgcatatacaCAAGGAGCCAAAAGAAAACTGTTACTGAAAATACAGCTACAAAATGTGAGTTTCTCACTTCAAAAGGGGTAAAATTGGCTTTATGAATGCATCGTCTTACTAAATCAGTAATTTGCtactgaaaagtaaaaaaaattgaaaggaAATGAAAGGAAAGGATGGCTATCTTGCAGCCAAAGTGGGGAAAGATCTATAAACCACCCCATAAAACACTACTGGTTTTCCTCGCTGGCACGTGGTTACTGGCAAGCTTTTCATTTGACAATCTCCTTAATGGCCTTGGCCTGCCGCATTACACTGACTAATAGTGTTTACCTACAAGCACGCCACTCTGCACTTTGGAAATGCTGCCAGCGTCTTAGATTTTTACACTAAAGCTGCCACTTTTCCCAAAATATCAGCATCTGGACATCCCACACATGGAAGGATTCTGGCTCGTGCTGACTTGGAGCGGGACCCATCCGCAGAGTAGCTACTGGTTCCTGCAACACGGTTGTCAAATATGGGTTTTCTCTGATTGGAACGCATGGTTACATTGAAAACAGCTGGCGGGGGGAccgcacttttttttttctgcatgtaacTGCATCTTCAGCATAACATTGTGACGGCTAAAATGAGAGCAGGGACACATGCGAGGCACATGAGGCAAAAAACGTGCCGCGACCACATGCCCGCCGTTTGgtgtgaaatgttaaaaactgtttataaatATGTCATTTAAACTGTCAAGCACGTAGcagatagttttgttttttttgctcagaTGTCAACAGAGCCACACACTGTAAGTGACTGTGTGTGTCGGGGGGGATGGCAGAGTTTAGGAGCACATGGCAACTTTAAATAGGTCACTGGACCAACGCACGTGTCCTCAGAGGGTGCAGAGATGCTGCAACTCccaaaatgtgagtttttattgaatttgaaagaaaaacatggatgGCTCCAGGAGCTTGTCTCTAAAAACACTCGTAGAGaaagaagacaaataaaacctgAGGACAGGAAGGGATGAAGATGGTGCCAAAATCAACGCTCATCAAGCAAACTGGAGAGAAAATCTTGCTACTGTGTGgaacttcatgttttattcacatttactgcaggaaaaaaggcactaAACATGTCTACATTGGTTAAATACTTAGTAGGAGACATAATAAGTATTTACTAGGAAAAACTTTGTTAGTCAGCTTTCAGACATTTCCTGCCTGGAGAAATTAGTCTCATCCATTACTGGTGTGATTTTGACACGTtctaccacaaaaaaaaaaaaaaaaaaaaagttttgaaagttTTAATCTTCTTGAAGCCTCTTGTATGCTTTAGTTATTCCTAGTGTTTAAACTGGGTTCAAGTCAGGTAATTCTAGCAGATTTACTTTCTCCTTAGTCTCCTTAGAGATTAGTTTTGGGACTCAGCTTAGCTTCCACCCATGTTTCATCTTCAAAGTCTTATCAAAAAGGTCTACATTCATCTTTCCTCAATTACAACAGGTCTGTGAGTACATTATTGTAAACGGC from Xiphophorus hellerii strain 12219 chromosome 19, Xiphophorus_hellerii-4.1, whole genome shotgun sequence encodes:
- the coq6 gene encoding ubiquinone biosynthesis monooxygenase COQ6, mitochondrial, translating into MHKLTKAPLALNGLGRCLITEKHLPPVNIIRRGLVCSENRTDCSKTEVYDVIISGGGMVGSAMACSLGLDPNLAGKKILLLEAGHKKVMDRVPDTYSTRVSSISPGSATLLSGIGAWEQVTRMRCKPYKRMQVWDACSDALITFDKEDLLDEMAYIVENDIVVAAITRQLDAMPENVQVKYKTKVVKYTWPMPHHAAESIPWVKVTLANGETLQTKLLIGADGPNSMVRQKLGIPTVKWNYDQSAVVAVLHLSEPTENNVAWQRFLPTGPIAMLPLSDTESSLVWSTSHHLAEELLELDEESFVDAINSAFWSNENQSDLVETAGALFRGALSAIMPSAGSPRQLPPSVAGIGPKSRVMFPLGVGHASEYIRHRVALIGDAAHRVHPLAGQGVNLGFGDVACLTHLLSQAAFNGKDLGAIQHLLEYETERQRHNLPMMTAIDLMKRLYSTNAAPAVLLRTFGLQATNMLPTLKEQIMAYASK